From the genome of Helicobacter pylori, one region includes:
- the dprA gene encoding DNA-processing protein DprA: MKSNFQYSALENIPKAFDTLKDPPKKLYGVGDIKLLDAPLKVAIIGTRRPTPYSKQHTITLARELAKNGAVIVSGGALGVDIIAQENALPKTIMLSPCSLDFIYPTNNHKVIQEIAQNGLILSEYEKDFMPIKGSFLARNRLVIALSDAIIITQADLKSGSMSSARLAQKYQKPLFVLPQRLNESDGTNELLEKGQAQGIFNIQNFINTLLKDYHLKEMPEMEDEFLEYCAKNPSYEEAYLKFGDKLLEYELLGKIKRINHIVVLA, from the coding sequence ATGAAAAGCAATTTCCAATACAGCGCGCTAGAGAATATCCCTAAAGCCTTTGATACGCTCAAAGACCCCCCTAAAAAGCTCTATGGTGTGGGCGATATAAAGCTTTTAGATGCGCCTTTAAAAGTGGCTATCATAGGCACAAGAAGACCCACCCCTTACAGCAAGCAACACACCATCACTCTAGCCAGAGAGCTTGCTAAAAATGGCGCGGTTATTGTGAGTGGAGGAGCGTTAGGCGTGGATATTATCGCTCAAGAAAACGCCTTACCCAAAACGATCATGCTTTCGCCTTGCAGTTTGGATTTTATCTATCCCACGAACAATCATAAAGTGATCCAAGAAATCGCGCAAAACGGCTTGATTTTAAGCGAATATGAAAAGGATTTTATGCCCATTAAAGGCTCTTTTTTAGCCAGAAACCGCCTGGTGATCGCTTTAAGTGATGCAATAATTATCACTCAAGCGGATTTAAAAAGCGGCTCTATGAGCAGCGCTAGATTAGCCCAAAAGTATCAAAAACCCTTATTTGTTTTACCCCAGCGCCTGAATGAGAGCGATGGCACTAATGAGCTTTTAGAAAAAGGGCAGGCTCAAGGGATATTTAATATTCAAAATTTTATAAATACCCTTTTAAAAGACTACCATTTAAAAGAAATGCCTGAAATGGAAGATGAATTTTTAGAATATTGCGCGAAAAACCCTAGCTATGAAGAAGCGTATCTCAAATTTGGGGATAAGCTTTTAGAATACGAGCTGTTGGGTAAGATCAAGCGCATCAATCATATCGTGGTGTTAGCGTGA
- the ruvX gene encoding Holliday junction resolvase RuvX encodes MILACDVGLKRIGIAALLNGVILPLEAILRRNRNQAARDLSDLLKEKNIQVLVVGKPHESYANTRARIEHFIKFVDFKGEIVFINEDRSSIEAYENLEHLGKKNKRLAIKDGRLDSLSACRILERYCQQVLKNKR; translated from the coding sequence GTGATTTTGGCATGCGATGTGGGGTTAAAACGCATTGGGATCGCTGCACTTTTAAACGGCGTTATCTTGCCATTAGAAGCGATTTTACGCCGCAACAGGAATCAGGCCGCTAGGGATTTGAGCGATTTATTAAAGGAAAAAAACATTCAAGTGCTAGTGGTGGGCAAGCCCCATGAAAGCTATGCAAATACCCGTGCACGCATTGAGCATTTTATCAAGTTTGTAGATTTTAAGGGCGAAATCGTTTTTATTAATGAAGACAGATCCAGCATAGAAGCCTATGAAAATTTAGAGCATTTGGGTAAGAAAAACAAGCGGCTCGCTATCAAAGACGGCCGGTTAGACTCTTTGAGCGCTTGCAGGATCTTAGAGCGCTATTGCCAGCAGGTTTTAAAAAACAAGCGATGA